The genomic window ACAGTTGCAACCGGTAGGCGGCAAAAACGAGATCAATGTAAACTTGAAAGAGGACACTCAAAAACTGGATGAGGTAGTCGTAGTGGGTTACGGTACGCAGACGAAACGTGAGATTACCGGTTCTATCACCAACGTGACCGCTGAGGATTTCAACCAAGGTCTGACTCGTAACGCAGCGGATTTGTTGCAAGGTAAGGTGGCCGGTTTAACGATCAATACAGGTTCCGGCGACGTAACGGGCAACTCGACGATTCAATTAAGAGGTCTATCCACTTTGCAAAACGACCAAGGCCCGTTAATCGTTATCGATAACGTGCCGGGCATGGACATGTCTACGGTTAATCCGCAGGACATCGAATCTATCTCTATCTTGAAAGATGCCTCTTCAGCCGCTATCTACGGTTCCCGTTCAGCGGGTGGTGTTATCCTTATCACGACTAAGAAAGGTTACGCCAGCAAACCGACCATCGCTTATAATGGAGCGTTCGGTGTATCTACCTTGGCTAACAAGCCGAATCTGCTAACAGCGGACCAATGGCGTAGCTATACTTCCTCTACCCCGGGTAAGGACGGTAAGGATTTTGACATGGGAGCGAACACGGATTGGTTCGACGAGATCACGAGAATCGGTTTCCAACAGGATCATGCCGTGTCTTTATCAGGAGGTGGTTCACACCATAACTATAGAGGTTCCCTTTCTTATATGCAACGTGAAGGTATCGCACGCGATAACTCCATGAACCGTTACAACGCCCGTTTCCAATTCTCCCAACGTGCTCTGGAGGATCGTTTGAAAGTAAGCATCACCGGCGTGGCTACCGTTACAGATAACGCGCCGACCAATGCGACCAATTTCTTACTTGCCTACAATATGATTCCCGTTCGCCCGGTTAAGCTAGAGGATGGATCTTGGTTCGACACACGTGAATACGACCAAGGAAACCCGGTACGTAACCAGAAAGAGAATACACATAAGAACCGCATCAATAATTTCTATGGAACCGCTGATGTCGGTTATACGATTATCGATGGCTTAGAGGCTAAAGTTCTTTTAGCTAAAAGCCGGAATACGGAAGATGAGAGCAAATACAACAGTATCGAGTCTCAAGCCGGTTACAACGATGGCGGTAAGGCCGAACGTTGGTCCAGACTACGTGATAAAGACTTGATGGAATGGACCGCCAATTATTCAGCTGAGTTCAATAAGCATAAGATCAATGCCTTGATCGGTTACTCTTGGGAAGAAGAGAATTATGAGGAGACTCACGTACAGACCCGTGGTTTCGTCACTGATTTATTAGGTGCTAACAATTTAGCCGCGGGACAAAATCTGAATCCGGGAGACGCAGAGTCTCAAAAATGGCAAAGTCGCCTGATCTCTTTATACGCAAGAGCCAATTATAGCTTCAATGAGAAATATATGTTGACAGCTACCGTACGCCGGGATGGTTCTTCTAAATTTGGAACGAATAACAAATGGGGTACCTTCCCTTCCGTTTCCGTGGGTTGGAATATCACCCAAGAGTCATTCATGGAAAAAGTAAACTGGCTTAACGACTTAAAGTTAAGTGTCGGTTATGGTATCACTGGTAATCAAACAGGATTGGACCCCTACAAAACCCTCGAGCTTTACGGCACAGATGGTGTATATTATGATACCGGTTCTTGGCTACCTTCTTATAAAATCAGCCAAAACGCAAACCCAGACTTAAAATGGGAACAGACAGCGATGTTGAACATCGGACTTGATTTCTCCGTATTGGATAGCCGCCTAGGTGGTCGTATCGAATGGTATAACAAAAAGACCTCTGACATGCTTTATACCTATCCGGTGCCAACCCCTCCTTACCTATATAGCGAGATCATGGCTAACGTGGGCGATATGCGTAATACGGGTATCGAGTTGAGTTTGAACGCAGACGCTATCCGCACGAAGGATTTCGATTGGAACATCTCCTTAAACTTGGCTCATAATGAGAATGAAGTGACTCGTCTATCCAACGACGTATTTACAATGGATAAGATCTTATTAGGTGACGTATTCATCCGGGGTGGAAGCTCCAGCGGTACACACGTATTGGAAGAGGGACGCCCTATCGGACAATTCTATGGCTTGGTTTGCAACGGTATCGATGAGAACGGCAGATATATCATGGTAGATAAAGACGGTGACGGCGAGATTTCCGATCCGGCGGATTATGACTACATCGGATCCGCTCAACCGAAACTGACATATGGTATCACCAATACTTTCCGCTACAAGAATTTTGATTTGTCATTCTTCTTGCGTGGAACGATCGGTAATGATATATTGAACGCGACCCGCATGGCATACGCTCAATCCGGATTCTTGCCGGGAACAAACGCATTGGATGATCCATTGACCTATACGTTAAGCGAAACTCCAAGATTCTCCAACTATTACTTAGAGAAAGGTTCTTTTATGCGTCTCGACAACTTGACTTTAGGTTATAAGATCAAAGCATTGAATGGTATCCGTGTTTATTTCACGGCGCAAAACCTATTCGTTATCACGAAATATAAAGGTCTTGATCCCGAAGTTCCTATGGATTCAGGAGACGGTTTAACCCCGGGTGTAGAACCTCGTGAATTTTATCCGAAGGCACGCACATTCTCTGTTGGATTAAACTTGAATTTCTAATACACAAACAGTAACGATCATGAAAAGATTATTCAAAAATATAATATGTGCCGTACTCGCTCCGGTAGCACTTGTCTCTTGCATGGATTTGGACGAGAACGTATACGACAAGCTTCCTACCGACGAATTCGGGACAACAGAAAAGCAGATTAATGCGATCATGGCTCCGGCATACCAATCCCTAAAGAACATGCTGGCTTATGACGGTCCTTGGGGAGCGGCCGATATGACAGCCGATATCTTGATAGCACCTACACGTGTAGGTGGCGACTGGTGGGACGGCGGACAATACATGGAACAATGTATGCACAGTTGGAAACCGAACTCTTACTCCGTAGAGAATTGCTGGACATATTGTACGGAAGGTTTAACCACAGTTAATTCCGTATATAATATTATAGAGAAAAGCGAGGCGATGAGCGATGAACTTAAGCTTCAATACTTGTCTGAGCTAAGAGGATTACGCGCTTTCTGGTATTATGTAATCGTAGATATTTTCGGTAACGCTCCATTAGTGACAGATTTTGAGGATACCTCCTTGCCCTCCATCACGAGCCGTGCGGATCTGTATAAATACGTGGTGAAGGAATTAACCGAGATCATCCCGAACCTGCGCTCCGATGTATCAGACGCCAGCTACGGTAAGTTCACGCAAGGGGCTGCCCGTATGGTATTGGCAAAGATGTACCTCAACGCCGAGGAATGGATCGGCGAGCCGAACTGGAAAGGTGTAGTGGAGCAGTGCGACGAGATCATGAAACTCGAATATATCATCGAGCCGAATTGGAAAACCAATTTCGAGGTTCATAACGAGGTATCACGAGAGATTATTTTCCCGATCTGCTACAAGGCATCTGATGCTTGGGGTAACTCCATTCATCTTTGGACATTGCATTATCTGGATCCCGATGTATTAGGTTTCACCGGCGGTATGTGGAATGGTATCAACGCCCAGCCGGATTTTGTCCGCACATTTGATACGGAAGATCCTCGTTACGAAGGTTCGTTCTTGATTGGCCCGATGATCGACCCTAGCACGGGAGAGATTTTGAAAACGACCCTAGGACATGACTTGATCCATACGATCGACTTAAATGTGGTACCGGGAACTGAGAAAACCGATGCGGATGGTAACTTAACCCCGTGGGGCGAGGTTCACCAAGAAGACGGCGCACGTATCAATAAGTGGGTATATGAGAAAGGCATGCAAAATACCAATATGGAGAACGATATCGCTATCTTCCGTCTGGCCGATGTATACCTGATGAAAGCGGAAGCCTTGGTTCGTATGGGCGGGGATCTCGGTGAAGCTACTCGTCTGGTAAACGCTATCCGGGAAAGGGCTTACGGCAATTCCGATCATAATTACACGAGCGTGACATTGGACGATATCTATAACGAGCGTGGTTATGAGTTGGCATTCGAATTTGTCCGCCGCCAAGATATGATCCGCTTCGGGACTTATCTGAAACCGAGATATATGAAGCCGAAACAGACTCCGGAATATCGTAAGATCTTCCCGATCCCGTTCAAGGCTTGGCAGAAGAATAATAATTTGGTTCAGAACCCGGGATATCCGGCATTCTAATCATATCAGTCTGTTTTTAATATCAATTCTTTAGACCCCAATTCAATTATTAATCATAATATGAACAAATTTATGAAAGAGGTAAATAAACAATCCTGTCCGACTGGAATCTCGAGAAGGGAATTCCTTGGGATGGCAGCCACAGGTGCTGCCGCCCTTACGATCCTGCCCAGTTTTACCGTAGCGGGATTAGGACACGTAGCTCCCAGCGATAAGCTTTATATCGCGAAAATAGGCTGTGGCGGTATGGGAGCCGCCGATTTGGGTAGCTTG from Parabacteroides distasonis ATCC 8503 includes these protein-coding regions:
- a CDS encoding RagB/SusD family nutrient uptake outer membrane protein — its product is MKRLFKNIICAVLAPVALVSCMDLDENVYDKLPTDEFGTTEKQINAIMAPAYQSLKNMLAYDGPWGAADMTADILIAPTRVGGDWWDGGQYMEQCMHSWKPNSYSVENCWTYCTEGLTTVNSVYNIIEKSEAMSDELKLQYLSELRGLRAFWYYVIVDIFGNAPLVTDFEDTSLPSITSRADLYKYVVKELTEIIPNLRSDVSDASYGKFTQGAARMVLAKMYLNAEEWIGEPNWKGVVEQCDEIMKLEYIIEPNWKTNFEVHNEVSREIIFPICYKASDAWGNSIHLWTLHYLDPDVLGFTGGMWNGINAQPDFVRTFDTEDPRYEGSFLIGPMIDPSTGEILKTTLGHDLIHTIDLNVVPGTEKTDADGNLTPWGEVHQEDGARINKWVYEKGMQNTNMENDIAIFRLADVYLMKAEALVRMGGDLGEATRLVNAIRERAYGNSDHNYTSVTLDDIYNERGYELAFEFVRRQDMIRFGTYLKPRYMKPKQTPEYRKIFPIPFKAWQKNNNLVQNPGYPAF
- a CDS encoding SusC/RagA family TonB-linked outer membrane protein; amino-acid sequence: MSFILLFLTLFQAVATNSYSQSVTISVKTDQAPLTDLFAIIEKQSDFLFFYVDSDVKNVKVSVNATDKSIENILSQALRNTSLKYSIEGRNINVFNKNIVAQQTKKRITGVVKDPEGNAIIGANVVEKGTTNGTITDLDGKYVMEVSSNATLEFSYIGYMTQLQPVGGKNEINVNLKEDTQKLDEVVVVGYGTQTKREITGSITNVTAEDFNQGLTRNAADLLQGKVAGLTINTGSGDVTGNSTIQLRGLSTLQNDQGPLIVIDNVPGMDMSTVNPQDIESISILKDASSAAIYGSRSAGGVILITTKKGYASKPTIAYNGAFGVSTLANKPNLLTADQWRSYTSSTPGKDGKDFDMGANTDWFDEITRIGFQQDHAVSLSGGGSHHNYRGSLSYMQREGIARDNSMNRYNARFQFSQRALEDRLKVSITGVATVTDNAPTNATNFLLAYNMIPVRPVKLEDGSWFDTREYDQGNPVRNQKENTHKNRINNFYGTADVGYTIIDGLEAKVLLAKSRNTEDESKYNSIESQAGYNDGGKAERWSRLRDKDLMEWTANYSAEFNKHKINALIGYSWEEENYEETHVQTRGFVTDLLGANNLAAGQNLNPGDAESQKWQSRLISLYARANYSFNEKYMLTATVRRDGSSKFGTNNKWGTFPSVSVGWNITQESFMEKVNWLNDLKLSVGYGITGNQTGLDPYKTLELYGTDGVYYDTGSWLPSYKISQNANPDLKWEQTAMLNIGLDFSVLDSRLGGRIEWYNKKTSDMLYTYPVPTPPYLYSEIMANVGDMRNTGIELSLNADAIRTKDFDWNISLNLAHNENEVTRLSNDVFTMDKILLGDVFIRGGSSSGTHVLEEGRPIGQFYGLVCNGIDENGRYIMVDKDGDGEISDPADYDYIGSAQPKLTYGITNTFRYKNFDLSFFLRGTIGNDILNATRMAYAQSGFLPGTNALDDPLTYTLSETPRFSNYYLEKGSFMRLDNLTLGYKIKALNGIRVYFTAQNLFVITKYKGLDPEVPMDSGDGLTPGVEPREFYPKARTFSVGLNLNF